In Spirosoma pollinicola, the genomic window GCATAATGGCAAAGCCCAGAAAGCCGAAACCAATGGCTTGCGCCGAAATGCCTACGGTCAGGAGTGTGCCGGTGGCCTCCCAATGATGGCTTTTTCCATACGCGCCTAAACCCGTCAAAAGCAAACCTGACAACCAGAAACCGGCTGCCAGTAAAATGTACTTATTTTTGATCGTAACCATTGGTCGGCCGGTTTGAGACTTTCCTGCAAAAATACGTTGAATACCCGTTTCTCTCTCTGCTTATTGACCGGAATGAGCCTGATGGGCTTTCTTTGGCCCGGGAAAGCTATTTCGCAACCTGAAATGTCCCGTTTTTCGTTTCATCGGGGCCTTATGGGTACGCAATTCAATGTCATTTTCTATGCGCCCGATAGCCTGACGGCCCTTCGCGCCAACGCGGCCGTGAACGCCCGCATGGACTCGCTCAACCAGATTATGAGTGATTACATGGATGGGTCAGAAATTAATCAACTCTCAAAAACAGCGGGTTCCGGCCGATGGGTTCCGGTGTCATCCGACTTGTACAATGTTCTGAAAAAAGCGCAGGCAATTGCCCGGCTCTCCAATGGGCGTTTCGACCCAACGGTTGGGCCTTTATCGCTGTTGTGGCGCAGAGCCGTCCGGCGGAAAGAGTTTCCTACAAACACTGAACGCAAGCGGGCCAGACGGTCTGTTGGCTATAGGTTTATGGAATTAGACAGCGCAACCCGCTCGGTACGATTAAAAAAGGCGGGTATGCGTCTGGATGTTGGGGGTATTGGTCAGGGATTTGCCATTGACGAAGCCCTGGTGGTGTTGCATCAATTTGGGATTAAATCGGCCCTCATTGACATTGGTGGTGATATTCTGGCTGCTGATGCGCCACCGGGCAGTTCAGGCTGGCGGGTTGGTATTGGTTCGGGCAAAGCCGGAGATACGGATACAACCACTATTTTACTCAGAAATGCGGCAATCACAACATCGGGTGATACATACCGGTTTCTGGAACACAATGGCCGACGATATTCGCACATCATGGATCCTCGTTCGGGTTTGGGGTTACGACATTTTGTTCGGGCAACGGTGCTGGCTCCCGATGGTTATCGTGCCGATGCCCTGACGAAGGTATTCAGTGTAGTTGGACTTCGGAAAAGCCGCCGACTCCTGACCCGTTTTTTGGGCGTAAAACTGCTGATCCTGGAAAATACAAAGGGCCAACTGCACAAATGGCAGTCGGCCCCGTTCTAAAGACCAGATGATTGATTAAACATAAAGACACAAGATCACAGAATTTTATGTAGAATCCTTTGTGACCTCCGTGCCTCTGTGTTGAATTGAATTTACACCGTCACCGTTTTACCGGGCACCGCAATTT contains:
- a CDS encoding FAD:protein FMN transferase; translation: MNTRFSLCLLTGMSLMGFLWPGKAISQPEMSRFSFHRGLMGTQFNVIFYAPDSLTALRANAAVNARMDSLNQIMSDYMDGSEINQLSKTAGSGRWVPVSSDLYNVLKKAQAIARLSNGRFDPTVGPLSLLWRRAVRRKEFPTNTERKRARRSVGYRFMELDSATRSVRLKKAGMRLDVGGIGQGFAIDEALVVLHQFGIKSALIDIGGDILAADAPPGSSGWRVGIGSGKAGDTDTTTILLRNAAITTSGDTYRFLEHNGRRYSHIMDPRSGLGLRHFVRATVLAPDGYRADALTKVFSVVGLRKSRRLLTRFLGVKLLILENTKGQLHKWQSAPF